A window from Pseudomonas sp. MRSN 12121 encodes these proteins:
- a CDS encoding DUF3509 domain-containing protein, which yields MESISLLLGEALSPYQVTLTPRAQGDCLVTLKNALGSIVVEREFSQAQLTDKRQLTDVVDGLHRDVLIAEGRLEPCVIAALRNVAREKAFDTAR from the coding sequence ATGGAAAGTATCAGCCTATTGTTGGGTGAAGCTTTGAGCCCGTACCAGGTAACTCTGACCCCGCGCGCGCAGGGCGACTGCCTGGTGACCCTGAAGAATGCCTTGGGCTCCATAGTGGTCGAGCGCGAGTTCAGCCAGGCCCAGTTGACTGACAAGCGCCAGTTGACCGATGTCGTCGACGGTCTGCACCGCGATGTACTGATTGCCGAAGGCCGCCTGGAACCCTGCGTTATCGCGGCCTTGCGCAACGTGGCCCGGGAGAAGGCCTTCGATACCGCGCGTTGA
- a CDS encoding TIGR02285 family protein, with protein sequence MRGARLLALLLALGLWSSASPARDRLIWVLRDLPPMTISEGPQKGRGVIDQALPVLMASLPEYDHQTVYVNRARGMQMLRELPFVCDPTLVFTPQRAQWLAFSTPSFRVLSNGVAVRRQDRPLLSPFIHDEQIDLSALLGSALHNVGVVAERSYGEQIDNLLKQAPAQALVAHYGNSAIGNLLQMQRHGRLRALLGYRSEIRFQAQQQGIDPDDLAFYPIQGTPRYQSIQVGCSNTVQGRQAVERINRALLELRPDTLLELYAQWLEPSLREQYRSDARAFFRDAPAQ encoded by the coding sequence ATGCGTGGCGCGCGCCTGCTGGCGCTGCTGCTGGCCCTTGGCCTGTGGTCCTCGGCCAGCCCGGCCAGGGACAGGTTGATCTGGGTGTTGCGCGACCTGCCGCCCATGACGATTTCCGAAGGCCCGCAAAAAGGCCGCGGAGTGATCGACCAGGCCCTGCCCGTGCTGATGGCCAGCCTGCCGGAGTACGACCACCAGACGGTGTACGTCAACCGTGCCCGGGGCATGCAAATGTTGCGGGAACTGCCTTTCGTCTGCGATCCGACGCTGGTGTTCACCCCGCAACGGGCGCAGTGGCTGGCATTTTCCACCCCCAGCTTTCGCGTGCTCAGCAATGGCGTGGCCGTCAGGCGCCAGGACCGTCCCCTGTTGTCGCCCTTCATCCACGACGAGCAGATCGACTTGAGCGCGCTGCTGGGCAGTGCCCTGCACAACGTCGGGGTGGTGGCCGAGCGCAGTTACGGCGAGCAGATCGACAACCTGCTCAAGCAGGCGCCCGCCCAGGCGCTGGTGGCCCACTACGGCAACAGCGCCATCGGCAACCTGCTGCAGATGCAACGCCACGGGCGCCTCAGGGCCCTGCTCGGCTATCGCTCGGAAATTCGCTTTCAGGCGCAGCAGCAGGGGATCGACCCGGACGACCTGGCGTTCTATCCGATCCAGGGCACGCCCAGGTATCAGTCGATCCAGGTCGGCTGCTCGAATACCGTCCAGGGCCGGCAGGCTGTGGAGCGCATCAACCGGGCGCTGCTCGAACTGCGCCCGGACACGTTGCTGGAGCTGTATGCGCAATGGCTGGAGCCCTCGCTGCGCGAGCAGTACCGCAGCGACGCCCGGGCGTTCTTCCGCGACGCGCCAGCGCAATGA
- a CDS encoding EAL domain-containing protein encodes MHRLKVLVLEDNSFQLMALHQMLNANGVFNVLNAESVAAARQSLDSKGPVDIAICDLYLEQADGLELIRYLAEQQRAKALIILSDAQADVREGAAAMARQQGLKVLGCLPKPASVNLVNELLRLYQQCFEPGPQALSLAQVRETLALDVFQPQPPTAEEGLAAVRRYGVAYFQPVLGQDGEVLGVEALARWQHPEHGLMLPADFLPVIESAGLEEAFAWLMLEQAMQLSAGVRLVMGRSLAIAVNIPVGLLELANFPRQLEALLRRFEVPARLLTLEIVETTELPTDTAHVEALLRLRMIGCKLSIGDFGTGGTSLQRLLELPFTELKIPPAFVCGLAADERKSAVVAGAMSMARRMSLGVVLAGIESADDYRAAQKLGQARLQGCFIAEPMSAVEVRQWIALRLRDACDPALD; translated from the coding sequence ATGCACAGATTGAAAGTGCTCGTTCTTGAAGACAATTCGTTCCAGCTGATGGCCTTGCACCAGATGCTCAACGCCAACGGCGTGTTCAACGTGCTGAACGCCGAAAGCGTGGCCGCCGCCCGGCAATCCCTGGACAGCAAGGGGCCGGTGGATATCGCCATCTGCGATTTGTACCTGGAGCAGGCCGACGGGCTGGAACTGATCCGCTACCTGGCCGAGCAGCAGCGGGCGAAGGCGCTGATCATTCTCAGCGACGCGCAGGCGGATGTCCGCGAAGGCGCCGCGGCCATGGCCCGGCAACAGGGCCTGAAGGTGCTGGGGTGCTTGCCCAAGCCGGCCTCGGTGAACCTGGTCAATGAGCTGCTGCGCCTGTACCAGCAGTGTTTCGAGCCGGGCCCGCAGGCCTTGTCGCTGGCCCAGGTGCGCGAAACCCTGGCGCTGGATGTGTTCCAGCCGCAGCCGCCGACCGCCGAGGAAGGCCTGGCGGCGGTGCGGCGTTACGGTGTCGCGTATTTCCAGCCGGTGCTCGGCCAGGATGGCGAGGTCCTGGGCGTCGAGGCCCTGGCGCGCTGGCAGCACCCGGAGCATGGCCTGATGCTGCCCGCCGACTTCCTGCCGGTGATCGAGTCCGCCGGCCTGGAGGAGGCCTTCGCCTGGCTCATGCTGGAGCAGGCCATGCAACTGTCGGCCGGCGTGCGCCTGGTGATGGGCCGCTCGCTGGCCATCGCGGTGAACATCCCGGTGGGCCTGCTGGAGCTGGCGAACTTCCCGCGGCAGCTCGAAGCCCTGCTGCGCCGGTTCGAGGTGCCGGCCCGCCTGTTGACGCTGGAAATCGTCGAGACCACCGAATTGCCGACCGACACCGCCCACGTGGAGGCCCTGCTGCGCCTGCGCATGATCGGTTGCAAGCTGTCGATCGGCGACTTCGGTACCGGCGGCACCAGCCTGCAGCGCCTGCTGGAGTTGCCATTCACCGAGTTGAAGATTCCGCCGGCCTTCGTCTGCGGGCTGGCGGCCGACGAGCGCAAGTCGGCGGTGGTGGCGGGGGCCATGAGCATGGCCCGGCGCATGTCGCTGGGGGTGGTGCTGGCAGGTATCGAGAGCGCCGACGACTACCGGGCGGCCCAGAAGCTGGGTCAGGCGCGCCTGCAAGGCTGTTTCATCGCCGAGCCGATGAGCGCCGTCGAGGTGCGGCAGTGGATCGCCCTGCGCCTGCGCGACGCCTGCGACCCGGCGCTGGACTGA
- a CDS encoding YaeQ family protein, with translation MAQPSTTYKFELNLTDLDRGVYESVKQTIARHPSETEERMTVRLLAYALWYSEQLSFGRGLSEVDEPALWEKSLDDRVLHWIEVGQPDAERLTWCSRRTERTSLLAYGSLRVWQTRVVDAVKNLKNLNIAGVPQDVLEILAKDMPRVIKWDVMISEGTIFVTDDRGQHEVQLEWLLGERG, from the coding sequence ATGGCCCAGCCGTCTACCACCTACAAGTTTGAATTGAACCTGACTGACCTCGATCGCGGGGTCTATGAGAGCGTCAAGCAAACCATCGCCCGTCATCCGTCGGAAACCGAAGAGCGCATGACGGTGCGTCTGCTGGCCTACGCCCTCTGGTACAGCGAGCAGCTGTCGTTCGGCCGCGGCCTGTCGGAAGTGGATGAGCCGGCCCTGTGGGAAAAAAGCCTGGACGACCGGGTGCTGCACTGGATCGAAGTCGGCCAGCCGGATGCCGAGCGCCTGACCTGGTGTTCGCGCCGCACCGAGCGCACCAGCCTCCTGGCCTACGGCAGCCTGCGCGTGTGGCAGACCCGGGTGGTGGACGCGGTGAAGAACCTGAAGAACCTCAATATCGCCGGCGTGCCCCAGGATGTCCTGGAGATCCTCGCCAAGGACATGCCGCGCGTCATCAAGTGGGACGTGATGATCAGCGAAGGCACGATCTTCGTCACCGACGATCGCGGCCAGCACGAAGTCCAGCTGGAATGGCTGCTGGGCGAGCGCGGCTGA
- the recJ gene encoding single-stranded-DNA-specific exonuclease RecJ: MRIEPRELPATLPFLGDLPPLLTRLYAARGVQSEAELDKSLARLIPFQQLKGIDAAVDLLVTALEQGERILIVGDFDADGATASTVGVLGLRLLGAAHVDYLVPNRFEYGYGLTPEIVAVALQRQPRLLITVDNGISSVEGVAAAKAAGLKVLVTDHHLPGQELPAADAIVNPNQPGCEFPSKALAGVGVIFYVLMALRARLRSLGWYASRPQPNIGELLDLVALGSVADVVPLDANNRILVHQGLERIRAGRARPGIRAILEVAKREASRITSTDLGFILGPRLNAAGRLDDMSLGIECLLSQDMALAREMASQLDELNQDRKSIEQGMQREALAQLKDLPVESMPFGLCLFDADWHQGVIGILASRLKERYHRPTIAFADAGEGMLKGSARSVPGFHIRDALDAVAARHPELISKFGGHAMAAGLSLPEQNFPAFAEAFDVEVRRQLREEDLTGRLLSDGTLAVEEFHLELARALRHAGPWGQHFPEPLFHGVFQLVEQRVVGERHLKVVLRSECGSVKLDGIAFGIDRDIWPNPTIRWVELAYKLDLNEFRGQETVQLMIAHIEPR, from the coding sequence ATGCGTATCGAACCCCGTGAGTTGCCCGCCACCCTGCCATTCCTCGGTGACCTGCCGCCCCTGCTGACTCGCCTGTACGCCGCGCGTGGCGTGCAGTCCGAGGCCGAGCTGGACAAGAGCCTGGCGCGGCTGATCCCGTTCCAGCAGCTCAAGGGCATCGACGCCGCGGTGGACCTGCTGGTGACGGCGCTGGAGCAGGGCGAGCGCATCCTGATCGTCGGCGATTTCGATGCCGACGGCGCCACCGCCAGTACCGTGGGGGTGCTCGGCCTGCGCCTGCTGGGCGCGGCCCATGTCGACTACCTGGTGCCGAACCGTTTCGAGTACGGCTACGGCCTGACCCCGGAAATCGTCGCCGTGGCCCTGCAGCGCCAGCCCCGGCTGCTGATTACCGTGGACAACGGCATCTCCAGCGTCGAAGGCGTGGCCGCGGCCAAGGCGGCGGGGCTGAAAGTGCTGGTCACCGACCACCACTTGCCGGGCCAGGAACTGCCGGCGGCCGATGCCATCGTTAACCCGAACCAGCCCGGGTGCGAATTCCCGAGCAAGGCGCTGGCCGGGGTCGGGGTGATTTTCTATGTGCTGATGGCGCTGCGCGCCCGTCTGCGCAGCCTCGGCTGGTACGCAAGCCGGCCTCAGCCGAATATCGGCGAGCTGCTGGACCTGGTGGCGCTGGGCAGTGTCGCCGACGTGGTGCCGCTGGACGCCAACAACCGCATCCTGGTGCACCAGGGGCTGGAGCGGATTCGCGCCGGGCGTGCGCGGCCGGGTATCAGGGCGATCCTTGAAGTGGCCAAGCGCGAGGCGTCGCGCATCACCTCCACCGACCTGGGGTTCATCCTCGGCCCGCGACTGAACGCCGCCGGGCGCCTGGACGACATGAGCCTGGGCATCGAATGCCTGCTCAGCCAGGACATGGCCCTGGCCCGGGAAATGGCCAGCCAGCTGGATGAGCTGAACCAGGACCGCAAATCCATCGAGCAGGGCATGCAGCGCGAGGCCCTGGCCCAGCTCAAGGATCTGCCGGTGGAGTCGATGCCGTTCGGCCTGTGCCTGTTCGACGCCGACTGGCACCAGGGCGTGATCGGGATTCTTGCCTCGCGCCTGAAGGAGCGCTATCACCGGCCGACCATCGCCTTCGCCGACGCCGGCGAGGGCATGCTCAAGGGCTCGGCGCGTTCGGTGCCGGGCTTTCATATCCGCGATGCGCTGGATGCGGTCGCGGCCCGGCATCCGGAGCTGATCAGCAAGTTCGGCGGCCACGCCATGGCGGCCGGCCTGTCGCTGCCGGAGCAGAATTTCCCGGCCTTCGCCGAAGCCTTCGACGTCGAGGTCCGTCGCCAGCTGCGCGAGGAAGACCTGACCGGACGCCTGCTGTCGGACGGCACCCTGGCGGTGGAAGAATTCCACCTCGAACTGGCCCGGGCCCTGCGCCATGCCGGCCCCTGGGGCCAGCACTTCCCCGAGCCACTGTTCCACGGCGTGTTCCAGTTGGTGGAGCAGCGCGTGGTCGGCGAGCGCCACCTCAAGGTCGTGCTGCGCAGCGAGTGCGGCTCGGTGAAGCTCGACGGCATCGCCTTTGGCATCGACCGCGACATCTGGCCGAACCCGACCATCCGCTGGGTGGAGCTGGCCTACAAGCTCGACCTCAACGAGTTCCGCGGCCAGGAAACGGTGCAATTGATGATTGCCCATATCGAGCCCCGCTGA
- a CDS encoding NADH:flavin oxidoreductase/NADH oxidase: MSLLLEPYTLRQLTLLNRIAVSPMCQYSSVDGLANDWHLVHLGSRAVGGAGLIFTEATAVTADGRITAQDLGLWNDEQIAPLQRITRFIAAQGAVAGIQLAHAGRKASTHRPWLGKHGSVKPAEGGWVPVGPSPIAFDPQHTAPTQLDEGQIAEIVQAFVDAAKRALVAGFKVVEVHAAHGYLLHQFLSPLSNQRRDQYGGSFENRIRLVLQVSEAVRAVWPQELPLFVRVSATDWVEDGWNPDETVELARRLKTLGVDLIDVSSGGTAANAEIPTGPGYQTRFAERVRKESGIATGTVGMITEPAQAEHILRTCQADIIFLARELLRDPYWPLHADDDLNGHKAIWPAQYQRATHRDQPIHESDLRE; this comes from the coding sequence ATGAGTCTTCTGCTTGAGCCCTATACCCTTCGTCAACTGACCTTACTCAACCGCATCGCGGTATCGCCCATGTGCCAGTACTCCAGCGTCGATGGACTGGCCAACGACTGGCACCTGGTGCACCTGGGCAGTCGTGCCGTGGGCGGTGCCGGGCTGATTTTCACCGAAGCCACGGCGGTCACCGCCGATGGGCGCATCACCGCCCAGGACCTGGGCCTGTGGAACGACGAACAGATCGCGCCCTTGCAACGCATCACCCGTTTCATCGCCGCCCAGGGCGCGGTGGCCGGTATCCAGCTGGCCCACGCCGGGCGCAAGGCCAGCACCCACCGGCCCTGGCTGGGCAAGCACGGCAGCGTCAAGCCGGCGGAGGGCGGCTGGGTGCCGGTAGGCCCTTCGCCCATCGCCTTCGACCCACAACATACGGCGCCGACCCAGCTCGACGAGGGGCAGATCGCCGAGATCGTCCAGGCCTTCGTCGACGCCGCCAAACGGGCCCTGGTCGCCGGCTTCAAGGTGGTCGAGGTGCATGCGGCCCATGGCTACCTGCTGCATCAGTTCCTCTCGCCCCTGAGCAACCAGCGTCGCGACCAGTACGGCGGCTCGTTCGAGAACCGCATCCGCCTGGTGTTGCAGGTGAGCGAGGCGGTGCGGGCGGTGTGGCCGCAGGAGTTGCCGCTGTTCGTGCGGGTCTCGGCCACCGACTGGGTGGAGGACGGCTGGAATCCGGACGAAACCGTCGAGCTGGCCCGGCGCCTGAAAACCCTGGGGGTGGACCTGATCGATGTGTCGTCCGGCGGTACCGCGGCCAATGCCGAGATCCCCACCGGCCCGGGCTACCAGACCCGTTTCGCCGAGCGGGTGCGCAAGGAATCGGGGATCGCCACCGGCACCGTGGGCATGATCACCGAGCCGGCCCAGGCCGAGCACATTCTGCGCACCTGCCAGGCGGACATCATCTTCCTCGCCCGGGAGCTGCTGCGCGATCCGTACTGGCCGCTGCATGCCGACGACGACCTGAACGGACACAAGGCCATCTGGCCGGCGCAGTACCAGCGCGCGACCCATCGCGACCAGCCGATCCACGAATCGGACCTGCGTGAGTGA
- a CDS encoding GNAT family N-acetyltransferase: protein MLHERLLQEYDIPHLKRIDRREVIHELYRLQDGHLLCYPQHEVVTGWPPGEAEQDARLLLACHRRGGWLYGAFDEERLVAAAVVDCLVIHNAGLHLRQLKFLHVSHDYRGRGLGQRLFGLAAEQARRLGGEGLYVSATPSRHTVDFYRRLGCELLLAPDPELYRLEPEDIHLYLRLA from the coding sequence ATGTTGCATGAGCGTCTTTTACAGGAGTACGACATCCCGCACCTCAAGCGGATCGACCGCAGGGAGGTGATCCATGAGCTCTATCGCCTGCAGGACGGGCATTTGCTGTGTTATCCACAGCACGAAGTGGTGACCGGCTGGCCGCCGGGCGAAGCCGAGCAGGACGCGCGGCTCTTGCTGGCGTGCCACCGGCGTGGCGGTTGGCTGTACGGGGCCTTCGACGAAGAGCGGCTGGTGGCCGCGGCGGTGGTCGATTGCCTGGTTATCCACAACGCCGGCCTGCATCTGCGCCAGCTGAAGTTCCTGCATGTCAGCCATGACTATCGCGGCCGTGGCCTGGGCCAGCGCCTGTTCGGCCTGGCCGCCGAGCAGGCGCGGCGCCTGGGTGGCGAGGGGCTGTATGTCTCGGCCACGCCGTCGCGCCATACCGTGGATTTCTATCGCCGGCTGGGCTGCGAGCTGCTGTTGGCGCCCGATCCGGAGCTGTATCGCCTGGAGCCCGAGGACATCCATCTGTACCTCAGGCTGGCCTGA
- a CDS encoding response regulator transcription factor — MNQTSNQKLRIVLADDHPIFLIGLRAVLERDASLEIVGEASSPTELGELLQRCPCDVLVTDFMMPGEQQNDGLRLIEHVRRHHPQLPIVVVTMLNNPGLFRSILDLGVMGLLSKASLADELPAAISHVRRDKVFIAQAIQQLLSLAGEVGPDRLLSGEQLSPRELEVIRLLAAGMTVGEIAERLSRSKKTVSTQKVSAMRKLGLSSAAALYIYVQEHGLA, encoded by the coding sequence TTGAACCAGACGTCCAATCAAAAGCTGCGAATCGTCCTGGCCGACGATCACCCGATCTTTCTCATCGGCCTGCGCGCCGTCCTGGAGCGCGACGCCAGCCTGGAGATCGTCGGCGAAGCCAGCTCGCCGACCGAACTCGGCGAGCTGCTGCAACGCTGCCCCTGCGACGTCCTGGTCACCGATTTCATGATGCCGGGGGAACAGCAGAACGACGGGCTGCGCCTGATCGAGCACGTACGCCGGCACCATCCACAGTTGCCGATAGTGGTGGTGACCATGCTCAACAATCCCGGGCTGTTCCGCTCGATCCTCGACCTGGGCGTCATGGGCCTGCTGAGCAAGGCCAGCCTGGCCGACGAGCTGCCCGCGGCGATCAGCCATGTGCGGCGCGACAAGGTATTCATCGCCCAGGCCATCCAGCAATTGCTCAGCCTGGCGGGCGAAGTCGGGCCGGATCGCCTGCTGTCGGGGGAGCAACTGTCGCCCCGCGAACTGGAAGTCATCCGCCTGCTGGCGGCCGGGATGACCGTGGGGGAAATTGCCGAGCGGCTCAGCCGCAGCAAAAAGACCGTCAGCACCCAGAAGGTCAGCGCCATGCGCAAGCTCGGCCTGTCCAGCGCCGCGGCGCTGTACATCTACGTGCAGGAGCACGGGCTGGCCTGA
- a CDS encoding CaiB/BaiF CoA-transferase family protein: MPLTAKPLAGLKVVELGTLIAGPFASRICAEFGAEVIKVESPDGGDPLRKWRKLYEGTSLWWFVQARNKKSLTLNLKHPDGLEVLKKLLGDADILIENFRPGVLEKLGLGWDTLHALNPKLVMVRLSGFGQTGPMKDQPGFGAVGESMGGLRYITGFEDRPPVRTGISIGDSIAALWGVIGALMALRHREVNGGQGQVVDVALYEAIFAMMESMVPEFDVFGFIRERTGNIMPGITPSSIHTSADGKHVQIGANGDAIFKRFMQIIGRDDLANDPALASNDGRDSRRDELYGVIDRWVNSLPLERVLELLNQAEVPASRIFSAEDMFSDPQFLAREMFLQARLPDGKPFKMPGIVPKLSQTPGSAEWVGPTLGEHNAQVLDALGYSPRQIEALRDSGAI, encoded by the coding sequence ATGCCGCTTACCGCCAAACCCCTTGCCGGCCTGAAAGTCGTCGAACTCGGCACCCTGATCGCCGGCCCGTTCGCCTCGCGCATCTGCGCCGAATTCGGTGCCGAGGTGATCAAGGTCGAATCGCCGGACGGCGGCGATCCGCTGCGCAAATGGCGCAAGCTGTATGAAGGCACGTCGCTGTGGTGGTTCGTCCAGGCCCGCAACAAGAAGTCCCTGACCCTGAACCTCAAGCACCCGGACGGCCTGGAGGTGCTGAAGAAGCTGCTGGGCGACGCCGACATCCTGATCGAGAACTTCCGCCCCGGGGTCCTGGAAAAACTCGGCCTGGGTTGGGACACCCTGCACGCCCTGAACCCCAAGCTGGTGATGGTGCGCCTGTCGGGCTTCGGCCAGACCGGGCCGATGAAGGACCAGCCCGGGTTCGGCGCGGTCGGCGAATCCATGGGCGGGCTGCGCTACATCACCGGGTTCGAGGACCGGCCGCCGGTGCGCACCGGCATTTCCATCGGCGATTCGATCGCCGCCCTGTGGGGCGTGATCGGCGCGCTGATGGCCCTGCGGCACCGCGAGGTCAACGGCGGCCAGGGCCAGGTGGTGGACGTGGCGTTGTACGAAGCGATCTTCGCCATGATGGAAAGCATGGTCCCGGAGTTCGACGTGTTCGGCTTCATCCGCGAACGCACCGGCAACATCATGCCCGGCATCACGCCCTCCTCCATCCACACCAGCGCCGATGGCAAGCACGTACAGATCGGCGCCAACGGCGATGCGATCTTCAAGCGCTTCATGCAGATCATCGGGCGCGACGACCTGGCCAACGACCCGGCCCTGGCCAGCAACGATGGCCGCGACAGCCGCCGCGACGAGCTGTACGGAGTCATCGACCGCTGGGTCAACTCGCTGCCGCTGGAGCGCGTGCTCGAACTGTTGAACCAGGCCGAGGTCCCGGCCAGCCGGATCTTCAGCGCCGAGGACATGTTCAGCGACCCGCAATTTCTCGCCCGGGAGATGTTCCTCCAGGCCCGGCTGCCGGATGGCAAGCCGTTCAAGATGCCGGGCATCGTACCGAAACTCTCGCAGACGCCAGGTTCGGCGGAGTGGGTCGGGCCCACGCTCGGCGAGCACAATGCCCAGGTACTGGACGCGTTGGGCTACAGCCCCCGGCAGATCGAGGCCTTGCGTGACAGCGGCGCCATCTGA
- a CDS encoding glucan biosynthesis protein D — MHRRHLLKASMALAAYTGLSATGLLATRAWAGAADGEAQAFDFEILKAQARQLAGKPYVDTKQVLPPTLATMTPQHFNAIRYDANHSLWKELNGQLDVQFFHVGMGFKQPVRMHSVDPKSRQAREVHFRPELFNYQDTSVDTRQLKGDLGFAGFKLFKAPELDRHDVVSFLGASYFRAVDKTGQYGLSARGLAIDTYAKKREEFPDFTQFWFETPDKDSTRFVVYALLDSPSATGAYRFDIDCQAERVVMDVDAHINARTAIEQLGIAPMTSMFSCGTHERRMCDTIHPQIHDSDRLAMWRGNGEWVCRPLNNPATLQFNAFADKDPKGFGLVQTDHEFANYQDTVDWYSKRPSLWVEPTTAWGEGSVDLLEIPTTGETLDNIVAFWTPKKPLAAGDSLNYGYKLYWSALPPVGTPLARVNATRSGMGGFVEGWAPGEHYPPVWARRFAVDFNGGGLERLPEGTGIEPVVTASNGQVKDFHVLKLDDIQGYRVLFDWYPTNDSVDPVELRLFIRTNDRTLSETWLYQYFPPAPDKRKYP, encoded by the coding sequence ATGCATCGCAGGCATCTTCTGAAAGCATCCATGGCGCTGGCAGCCTATACCGGCCTGTCCGCCACCGGCCTGCTGGCCACCCGGGCCTGGGCGGGCGCCGCCGATGGCGAAGCGCAGGCCTTCGATTTCGAGATTCTCAAGGCCCAGGCCAGGCAATTGGCCGGCAAGCCCTACGTGGACACCAAACAGGTACTGCCGCCGACCCTGGCGACCATGACCCCGCAGCACTTCAACGCGATCCGCTACGACGCCAACCACTCGCTGTGGAAAGAGCTGAACGGCCAGCTGGACGTGCAGTTCTTCCACGTCGGCATGGGCTTCAAGCAGCCTGTGCGCATGCACAGCGTCGACCCCAAGAGCCGCCAGGCGCGGGAAGTGCATTTCCGTCCGGAGCTGTTCAACTACCAGGACACCAGCGTCGACACCCGCCAGCTCAAGGGCGACCTGGGCTTCGCCGGTTTCAAGCTGTTCAAGGCCCCGGAACTGGACCGGCACGACGTGGTGTCCTTCCTCGGCGCCAGCTATTTCCGCGCGGTGGACAAGACCGGCCAGTACGGCCTCTCGGCCCGCGGCCTGGCTATCGACACCTACGCCAAGAAGCGCGAAGAGTTTCCCGACTTCACCCAGTTCTGGTTCGAGACCCCGGACAAGGACAGCACCCGCTTCGTGGTCTATGCCCTGCTCGACTCGCCGAGCGCCACCGGCGCCTACCGCTTCGACATCGACTGCCAGGCCGAGCGCGTGGTGATGGACGTCGATGCGCATATCAACGCCCGGACCGCCATCGAACAACTGGGCATCGCGCCGATGACCAGCATGTTCAGTTGCGGCACCCATGAACGGCGCATGTGCGACACCATCCACCCGCAGATCCACGACTCGGACCGCCTGGCCATGTGGCGCGGCAACGGCGAATGGGTCTGCCGGCCGCTGAACAACCCGGCGACCCTGCAATTCAACGCCTTCGCCGACAAGGACCCCAAGGGCTTCGGCCTGGTGCAGACCGACCACGAGTTCGCCAACTACCAGGACACCGTGGACTGGTACAGCAAGCGCCCGAGCCTGTGGGTCGAGCCGACCACCGCCTGGGGCGAAGGCTCGGTGGACCTGCTGGAGATCCCGACCACGGGCGAGACCCTGGACAACATCGTGGCCTTCTGGACGCCGAAAAAACCGCTGGCCGCCGGAGACTCGCTGAACTACGGCTACAAGCTGTACTGGAGCGCGCTGCCGCCGGTGGGCACGCCGCTGGCGCGGGTCAACGCCACCCGTTCGGGCATGGGCGGCTTCGTCGAGGGCTGGGCCCCGGGCGAGCATTACCCGCCGGTCTGGGCCCGGCGCTTCGCCGTGGACTTCAACGGTGGCGGCCTGGAGCGGCTGCCGGAGGGCACCGGCATCGAGCCGGTGGTCACCGCGTCGAATGGCCAGGTCAAGGATTTCCATGTGCTGAAGCTGGACGACATCCAGGGTTATCGCGTGCTGTTCGACTGGTACCCGACCAACGACAGCGTCGACCCGGTGGAACTGCGGCTGTTCATCCGCACCAACGACCGCACCCTGAGCGAGACCTGGCTGTACCAGTACTTCCCGCCGGCCCCGGACAAACGCAAGTACCCTTGA